One genomic window of Caldivirga maquilingensis IC-167 includes the following:
- a CDS encoding RidA family protein, with protein MIRNIDVEGLPKAGPYSHAVIANGLVFVSGQLGTIPGKDLPFEEQFRNAVNKISKILAEAGSSLDNVVKVTVYLADAKYFDAMNKLFSEYFRGRPARTTVVTGMIDSRALVEVDVIAVVKG; from the coding sequence ATGATTAGGAATATTGATGTAGAGGGATTACCTAAGGCTGGTCCATACTCCCATGCAGTGATTGCCAATGGGTTAGTCTTCGTATCAGGGCAGTTGGGTACTATTCCAGGTAAGGATTTGCCCTTTGAGGAGCAGTTTAGGAATGCTGTTAATAAAATTAGCAAAATACTGGCTGAGGCTGGTTCATCATTAGATAATGTTGTTAAGGTCACTGTTTACTTAGCTGATGCCAAGTACTTTGATGCAATGAATAAGTTATTCAGCGAGTACTTTAGGGGTAGGCCTGCTAGAACCACTGTTGTTACCGGTATGATTGATTCAAGGGCATTGGTTGAAGTTGATGTAATCGCTGTTGTTAAGGGTTAG
- a CDS encoding glutamate synthase gives MVIVNYYPSSCGILGIIRAGNAPGIRGSDVVEAISAVKYRGVGLGAGYAAMRINGHDKYRVGLFTINEHHNDVENLITEHLSSNGAKVVNVKVRGKVGKVIDTEYELEGVDGNIDHLMHEINNRLWELGGIGRVYYWGRHITVFKGIGHPDEVAKLYGVNDYEADAWVAHTRFPTNSPGHLPYWSHPFALNDTAIVHNGELSSYGVNAVHLGVTIGVRGLVGTDSEAVAYIFNYLVKVIGLDIETAVKVLVNPSLRGITDPWLIRLLNEYRWARLDGPFTIIMMMHHMNDIYLIALADRFKLRPVVIGYDGQYYYAASEEAEIRAISPNARVWTLEPGGYLIVSLKRGVVSWGRPKEQLDVFFPPRLFPRQVNGDVINAEGLGYREINEEILRRIMNGSRLVRVINVNGQRFIGVNLPRYKLKDVRVEIYGTPGNALANLNNGVEFVVYGNAQDDVADTMHDGKVIIHGDARDVLGQAFQGGKIFVRGNAGNRVGVQMREYSNRRPYLIIGGRVDDYLGEYMAGGVIVVLGIDAYRAGKDVELTGNYVGSGMVGGRIFIRGKVDYSKVGLAPSKHEVKVLVEALREEGYPEDTINEWLNRVLQVSHVPRPMANYRELTEDEVRELKPVLMDYARELNIDENLIDDLIGEKYTIIKPGIKGVLTQGYKGFE, from the coding sequence ATGGTGATTGTGAACTATTACCCATCATCATGCGGAATACTAGGCATTATTAGGGCAGGCAACGCACCAGGCATAAGGGGTAGTGATGTAGTTGAGGCAATAAGTGCAGTCAAGTATAGGGGGGTTGGGCTTGGGGCTGGTTACGCAGCCATGAGGATTAATGGCCATGATAAGTATAGGGTTGGGTTATTTACCATTAATGAACACCACAATGACGTTGAAAACCTAATCACTGAACACTTAAGCAGTAATGGAGCCAAGGTGGTTAACGTTAAGGTGAGGGGTAAGGTCGGTAAGGTGATTGATACTGAGTATGAGTTAGAGGGCGTGGATGGTAATATTGATCATTTAATGCATGAAATCAACAATAGGTTATGGGAACTGGGGGGAATAGGTAGAGTTTACTACTGGGGGAGGCATATAACAGTCTTCAAGGGTATTGGACACCCTGATGAGGTGGCTAAACTATACGGTGTTAATGATTACGAGGCTGATGCATGGGTGGCGCATACGAGATTCCCAACCAATTCACCAGGTCACTTACCCTACTGGTCACACCCCTTCGCCTTAAATGATACCGCAATAGTACATAACGGTGAATTAAGCTCCTACGGCGTAAACGCAGTGCATCTGGGAGTCACAATAGGGGTTAGGGGGCTTGTTGGCACTGATAGTGAGGCTGTAGCCTACATATTCAATTACTTGGTTAAGGTAATTGGACTAGACATTGAAACTGCGGTGAAGGTTCTTGTTAACCCATCCCTCAGGGGGATTACTGATCCATGGTTAATAAGGCTACTTAACGAGTACAGGTGGGCTAGGCTTGATGGACCCTTCACAATAATAATGATGATGCACCACATGAATGATATCTACCTAATAGCCCTAGCAGATAGATTTAAGCTAAGGCCAGTGGTTATTGGTTACGATGGCCAATACTACTACGCCGCCAGTGAGGAGGCTGAAATTAGGGCAATCTCCCCAAATGCAAGAGTCTGGACTCTTGAGCCTGGTGGTTACTTAATAGTATCACTTAAGAGGGGGGTGGTGTCATGGGGTAGGCCTAAGGAGCAGTTGGATGTATTCTTCCCACCTAGGTTGTTCCCAAGGCAGGTAAACGGGGATGTAATTAACGCTGAGGGTTTAGGGTATAGGGAGATTAATGAAGAGATACTTAGAAGGATTATGAATGGAAGTAGACTCGTCAGGGTGATTAACGTTAATGGTCAAAGATTCATAGGCGTTAACCTACCTAGGTATAAGCTTAAGGATGTTAGGGTTGAGATATATGGTACACCAGGCAATGCATTAGCCAACTTAAATAATGGCGTTGAATTCGTGGTCTACGGTAATGCCCAGGATGATGTAGCTGACACAATGCACGATGGTAAGGTTATTATCCACGGTGATGCAAGGGATGTTCTTGGACAAGCCTTCCAAGGCGGTAAAATATTCGTTAGGGGTAATGCAGGTAATAGGGTTGGGGTACAGATGAGGGAGTACTCCAATAGGAGACCGTACTTAATCATTGGTGGTAGGGTTGATGACTACCTGGGTGAGTACATGGCTGGTGGAGTCATAGTGGTTTTAGGCATTGACGCCTATAGGGCTGGTAAGGACGTTGAATTAACGGGTAATTACGTGGGGAGTGGTATGGTTGGTGGTAGAATATTCATTAGGGGTAAGGTTGATTACAGTAAGGTTGGCTTAGCACCATCGAAACATGAGGTAAAAGTACTGGTTGAAGCCTTAAGGGAGGAGGGTTACCCTGAGGACACCATTAATGAGTGGTTGAATAGGGTTCTTCAGGTTAGTCATGTACCAAGGCCAATGGCTAATTACAGGGAATTAACCGAGGATGAGGTTAGGGAATTAAAGCCAGTACTCATGGATTACGCCAGGGAACTTAACATTGATGAGAATCTTATTGATGACTTAATAGGTGAAAAATACACTATCATTAAGCCAGGCATCAAGGGGGTTTTAACACAGGGCTATAAGGGATTTGAGTAA
- a CDS encoding glutamate synthase-related protein produces MRIINSFLKILNKDYTRDFWSSSVVEEIRQMAVTGKPIRIFRRGVRAYRILDRLSFGKDEIILNGDETHSSDLTTTISGIEVAAPIYIGDMSFGSLSGVPNVVVAEVADELNLVAGTGEGGLHPDVAKHRRIFVQWASARFGVDIDVLMRGLGIVIKIGQGAKPGIGGHLPGSKVTGVISMVRRIPIGVDALSPAPHHDIYSIEDLKQRIDALKEATGKPVLVKIAATNYAPYIAVGIARMGADGVIIDGHGAGTGAAPQVVKDNVGVPIELAIASVDKMLRREGLRDEVTVIASGRVSSADDAAKIMALGADAVALGTSVLNSMGCIMARTCHTGNCPAGITSRLADGSVVVDHDLAKRAVMNYLKAFQVELGLILDNLGLRSVRELVGRRDLLKGHCITGELTKILDVEGECTGELPLRNSGSVWTPDYSIYASQLAKKGDVVISSMGSTGPPEVEPPKRLIDWLRLDGAQVTKPSIDPYREDIDMSVYLAGGRLQLSAPLIIRPLTTWSPEQIEKAKFVAHLMDLAIDLYGFSNPSSKHSSRVMWNKWVNGIGALVLDLRDLNGVKTIYEYDSPIYIRLPPLLNPIKAVEPYLNQISGIIIDDALNGEVDPEVSVVNADLELRRRGIRYSVDVIIHMTSLRSSGDAVKLAALGADAVEVSSIIGKAVTADGFEDKLINIINGLRREMAQLLGAAGVYTYYSTIVGNRELLRTLDPRVKELLKVKVAGEW; encoded by the coding sequence ATAAGGATTATAAATAGTTTCCTAAAGATACTCAATAAAGATTATACAAGAGACTTCTGGAGCAGTAGCGTTGTTGAGGAGATTAGGCAAATGGCAGTGACAGGGAAGCCTATTAGAATATTTAGAAGGGGGGTTAGGGCTTATAGAATCCTTGATAGGTTAAGCTTCGGTAAGGATGAAATTATTCTAAATGGGGATGAGACCCATAGCTCGGATTTAACAACCACAATTAGTGGTATTGAGGTTGCTGCACCTATATATATTGGTGACATGTCATTCGGCTCACTCTCAGGGGTCCCTAATGTTGTTGTGGCCGAGGTTGCTGATGAACTCAACCTAGTAGCCGGAACAGGGGAGGGGGGTCTTCACCCTGATGTTGCTAAGCATAGGAGGATATTTGTTCAATGGGCCTCAGCTAGGTTTGGGGTTGACATAGATGTATTAATGAGGGGGTTAGGTATAGTGATTAAGATTGGGCAGGGTGCTAAACCCGGTATAGGTGGGCACCTGCCTGGTAGTAAGGTGACTGGGGTCATTTCAATGGTTAGGAGAATACCCATTGGTGTTGATGCCTTATCTCCAGCTCCTCACCATGATATATATTCAATAGAGGATCTTAAGCAGAGGATTGATGCGCTTAAGGAGGCTACAGGTAAACCAGTCTTAGTTAAGATAGCTGCCACTAATTACGCCCCCTACATTGCCGTTGGGATAGCTAGAATGGGTGCCGATGGGGTGATAATTGATGGACACGGCGCCGGAACTGGAGCGGCACCACAGGTTGTTAAGGATAACGTGGGTGTACCCATAGAACTGGCCATAGCCTCAGTGGATAAGATGCTTAGGAGGGAGGGGCTTAGGGATGAGGTTACGGTAATAGCCTCGGGTAGGGTATCGTCGGCTGATGATGCCGCTAAGATTATGGCTTTAGGCGCTGATGCTGTTGCCTTAGGTACATCAGTGTTGAACTCAATGGGATGCATTATGGCTAGGACATGCCACACAGGTAATTGCCCAGCCGGCATAACCAGTAGGTTAGCTGATGGCTCAGTGGTGGTTGATCATGACTTAGCCAAGAGGGCGGTAATGAATTACCTTAAGGCATTCCAAGTGGAGTTGGGGCTAATTCTTGATAATTTAGGCTTAAGGAGTGTAAGAGAGCTTGTTGGGAGGAGGGACTTACTTAAGGGGCATTGCATAACCGGTGAATTAACTAAGATACTTGATGTTGAAGGGGAATGCACTGGTGAATTACCGTTAAGGAACAGTGGCTCAGTATGGACCCCAGACTACTCAATTTACGCAAGTCAACTGGCTAAGAAGGGTGATGTAGTCATAAGCAGTATGGGTAGTACAGGACCCCCTGAGGTTGAGCCACCTAAGAGGCTTATTGATTGGCTTAGGTTAGATGGAGCCCAGGTTACTAAACCATCAATAGACCCCTATAGGGAGGATATAGATATGTCAGTTTACCTGGCGGGAGGGAGGTTACAGTTATCGGCGCCATTAATAATTAGGCCACTTACTACCTGGAGTCCTGAGCAGATTGAGAAAGCTAAATTCGTGGCGCATCTAATGGACTTAGCCATAGACCTGTACGGGTTTAGTAATCCATCAAGTAAGCATTCATCAAGAGTCATGTGGAATAAGTGGGTTAATGGAATTGGGGCATTAGTGCTTGATTTAAGGGACTTAAACGGCGTGAAGACTATATATGAGTATGATTCACCAATATACATTAGACTACCCCCATTACTAAACCCGATTAAAGCCGTTGAACCCTACTTAAACCAAATCTCAGGCATCATAATAGATGATGCATTAAACGGTGAAGTGGACCCAGAGGTTTCAGTGGTTAACGCTGATCTTGAACTTAGGAGGAGGGGGATTAGGTATAGTGTGGATGTAATAATTCACATGACATCCCTCAGGAGCTCAGGGGATGCGGTTAAGTTGGCTGCATTAGGCGCCGACGCCGTGGAGGTGAGCTCAATAATAGGTAAGGCTGTTACCGCGGATGGGTTTGAGGATAAGTTAATAAACATTATTAATGGTTTAAGGAGGGAAATGGCTCAACTCCTTGGGGCAGCAGGCGTATACACTTATTACTCAACAATCGTTGGTAATAGGGAGTTGCTGAGAACCCTTGACCCAAGGGTTAAGGAACTACTTAAGGTTAAGGTGGCTGGGGAATGGTGA
- a CDS encoding ABC transporter substrate-binding protein, producing the protein MRYISKSTILISVMVLAIITIIALPQQTQKPQIIWADYGTITTLTGPIYNPFYPNTLATDTVTSIISYAPLALYNPFNNVFYPVLASNWTIQVLPNGSGILTVYLRKGLYWFNGSATMLFTAWDVYAYFYIEDKAFEAYAPFMQPQYADESIRVLDNYTIQFLFQIWSPTEWIYFITSSIATPWPVWKPIVNELKTMNASQALAFSTNVTRYVVPYWGIFPYYLTYISSSSIELTLEPSPLLNQWYTVFPLADWNYYDPTFEEFFTGSQYIASLVSHKATWAGGAAGIKQVALLNSSGFSAYFAPDLSGWGITFNPHVYPFNITLIREALCLIFNRTAVVAAWGLNYPNYYSQPIAPETISSYPPSVRQFIIPCSYDPAKAAQMLQSLGFKKINGYWYLPNGSMFSIYVLAPSGWIDWDTMASEAIEEMQAFGINAKLITMDAGAYWGTMIPDGDYVAALTWTTAFTPAYYSAWEALSNPWWAFGSAISAYTPGSEVWPFQWPNGTCTPVTAPASLKLPNGTIVWCINSTYGYINLSNWQTFFNDATPGTADYNLALDTIFAWYSYFTPIVPLAAKIDPFTYLTPIADPNWLYLCLPNETTWFLVSANWYTYGSLIMLMFGAVAPRGVVPPLAQVIANGSLWVKYPQIANLLALPSPDPSLQACVASYFHIPYTPVTTSTSTTTTTSTTTTSTTTTTTTPVTTTATSTTTTTSTVTTTAVSTVTSTVTTTAVSTVTSTATTTAVSTVTVTKPVVSTALIAGIIIIVIVIAAVAAIITLRRR; encoded by the coding sequence ATGAGGTATATAAGTAAATCAACAATACTAATATCAGTAATGGTATTAGCCATCATTACGATTATTGCACTACCCCAACAAACTCAGAAGCCTCAAATAATATGGGCTGATTACGGTACAATAACCACACTAACCGGCCCAATCTATAATCCATTTTACCCAAATACATTAGCCACAGATACAGTAACCAGTATAATATCCTATGCGCCACTGGCGTTATATAATCCATTCAATAATGTATTTTACCCGGTCTTAGCCAGTAACTGGACTATTCAAGTTCTCCCTAATGGTAGTGGTATTTTAACTGTTTACCTTAGGAAGGGGCTGTATTGGTTTAATGGTTCAGCTACAATGCTCTTCACTGCATGGGATGTTTACGCATACTTCTACATTGAGGATAAGGCCTTTGAGGCATATGCCCCATTCATGCAGCCACAATACGCTGATGAGAGTATAAGGGTACTTGATAATTATACTATTCAATTCCTATTCCAAATATGGAGCCCAACCGAGTGGATATACTTCATTACCTCAAGCATTGCGACTCCTTGGCCTGTTTGGAAACCCATTGTTAATGAGTTGAAGACTATGAATGCCTCCCAAGCCTTAGCCTTCTCAACCAATGTAACTAGGTACGTGGTGCCTTACTGGGGTATTTTCCCATATTACTTAACCTACATAAGTTCATCAAGCATAGAACTAACCCTGGAGCCAAGCCCATTGCTCAACCAGTGGTATACCGTATTTCCGCTTGCAGACTGGAATTACTATGACCCAACCTTCGAGGAATTCTTTACTGGGAGCCAGTACATAGCATCACTGGTGTCGCATAAGGCCACTTGGGCTGGCGGCGCGGCAGGCATTAAGCAGGTAGCCTTACTTAATAGCAGTGGCTTCAGTGCATACTTCGCCCCAGACTTATCAGGCTGGGGAATCACGTTCAATCCACATGTGTATCCATTCAACATAACGCTGATTAGGGAGGCCCTATGCCTCATATTTAATAGAACAGCCGTTGTAGCTGCCTGGGGACTTAACTACCCTAACTACTACTCTCAGCCAATAGCCCCTGAAACTATTAGTTCTTATCCGCCAAGTGTTAGGCAGTTCATTATACCGTGCTCCTATGATCCAGCTAAGGCGGCTCAAATGCTGCAGAGCCTAGGATTCAAGAAGATTAACGGATACTGGTATTTGCCTAATGGCTCCATGTTCTCAATATACGTACTGGCACCCAGTGGTTGGATTGATTGGGATACCATGGCTTCTGAGGCTATTGAGGAGATGCAGGCATTCGGCATAAACGCTAAGTTAATCACAATGGATGCTGGAGCCTACTGGGGTACCATGATACCTGATGGTGATTACGTCGCTGCATTAACATGGACCACCGCATTCACTCCAGCCTACTATAGTGCGTGGGAGGCGTTGAGTAATCCATGGTGGGCCTTCGGTAGTGCAATATCTGCTTATACTCCTGGTAGTGAGGTTTGGCCATTCCAGTGGCCTAATGGGACATGCACACCAGTCACTGCACCAGCATCATTGAAACTACCCAATGGCACAATAGTATGGTGCATCAACTCAACATACGGCTACATAAACCTAAGCAACTGGCAAACATTCTTCAATGATGCAACTCCAGGAACAGCGGACTACAATCTAGCACTAGACACAATATTCGCATGGTATAGTTACTTCACTCCAATAGTGCCGTTAGCAGCCAAGATAGACCCATTCACGTACTTAACACCAATAGCTGATCCGAATTGGCTATACCTCTGTCTACCTAATGAGACAACGTGGTTCCTTGTATCTGCAAACTGGTACACCTACGGCTCATTAATAATGCTAATGTTTGGTGCTGTTGCACCAAGAGGCGTAGTACCACCATTAGCCCAGGTAATTGCTAACGGTAGCCTTTGGGTAAAATACCCACAAATAGCAAATCTACTTGCCTTACCTAGTCCTGATCCTTCGTTGCAGGCTTGTGTGGCATCGTACTTCCATATACCGTATACTCCGGTGACTACTTCAACCTCAACAACCACGACTACATCAACAACTACTACATCAACAACCACAACCACTACTACACCGGTTACTACTACGGCTACAAGCACTACTACGACTACTTCAACAGTAACCACTACTGCCGTTAGCACTGTTACAAGTACTGTTACAACCACTGCTGTAAGCACGGTTACAAGTACAGCAACCACTACGGCAGTAAGCACAGTAACAGTAACCAAACCAGTAGTATCAACAGCATTAATAGCAGGAATAATTATTATTGTAATCGTAATAGCAGCAGTAGCAGCAATAATAACATTAAGAAGAAGATAA
- a CDS encoding helix-turn-helix domain-containing protein, with translation MIPEGLSKVSELALVSFRFRHKGDWTLWTRMINAHFISTAWYPIIDYANIEVINVKWIDKGSSIHEYFTKLSKRGLIYDVGLVRKITSNMYLVGFMGPYRNTVRERLILNNILYFKSTIHDGVQDWLILAPLNKVNDFKESLKNIGKLVNFRAQPITNIRDIMRIIIRNNNLIDYVKLALTNNELKTLRSAWELKYFDLNNRSTLSEVSAALNKDKSTVDRQIKESIRKIIYYIMSIM, from the coding sequence GTGATTCCAGAAGGCTTAAGTAAGGTTAGTGAACTAGCCTTAGTATCATTTAGATTTAGACATAAGGGTGACTGGACACTATGGACTAGGATGATTAATGCACACTTCATAAGCACTGCCTGGTACCCAATAATTGATTACGCCAACATTGAGGTAATTAACGTTAAATGGATTGATAAGGGGTCTAGCATACATGAGTACTTCACTAAACTCAGCAAGAGAGGCTTAATTTATGATGTTGGCTTAGTAAGGAAGATTACCAGTAACATGTACCTAGTGGGGTTCATGGGTCCATACCGAAATACTGTTAGGGAAAGATTAATATTGAATAATATACTTTACTTTAAGTCAACAATCCATGATGGGGTTCAGGACTGGTTAATACTAGCACCATTAAACAAGGTTAATGACTTTAAGGAGTCCCTAAAGAATATAGGTAAATTAGTGAATTTTAGAGCGCAACCCATCACAAATATAAGGGATATTATGCGGATAATAATTAGGAATAATAATCTAATTGACTATGTTAAATTAGCGTTAACTAACAATGAACTTAAAACCCTAAGGAGTGCTTGGGAACTTAAGTACTTTGACTTGAATAATAGGTCAACGCTAAGTGAAGTATCAGCAGCACTCAATAAGGATAAGTCAACCGTGGATAGGCAAATTAAGGAATCTATAAGGAAGATAATTTACTACATAATGAGTATTATGTAA